One genomic window of Salvia miltiorrhiza cultivar Shanhuang (shh) chromosome 4, IMPLAD_Smil_shh, whole genome shotgun sequence includes the following:
- the LOC131023273 gene encoding uncharacterized protein LOC131023273 — translation MAKTKGGTGSGSTQPPKKKNTKPPPPKRTTRRTASEETSTKVIEDPLLTIQPEDRGRAEVLQQEEREDARTAAESKQPEKPDEEEPEFSPPVKKSKKAQMGKATPARSIVAPPPVQAQPQPQIPETSMQEERTASEDTEGEEQEKAEEEKVEEEKMDEEEADEQEEVEAVQEEEVEVPIPQSKRPGVKMKLDVAKPPLPVKARPAPAGRKDTDEN, via the exons ATGGCAAAAACCAAAGGAGGAACTGGCTCCGGAAGCACCCAACCCCCGAAGAAGAAGAACACCAAACCCCCACCTCCAAAGCGGACCACGAGGCGAACCGCTTCGGAGGAGACCTCCACCAAAGTCATTGAAGACCCTTTGCTGACTATTCAACCCGAGGACAGAGGGCGTGCCGAAGTCCTTCAACAAGAGGAACGTGAGGACGCAAGAACAGCCGCTGAGTCAAAACAACCGGAGAAACCGGACGAAGAGGAACCTGAATTCTCACCTCCTGTGAAGAAATCGAAGAAAGCCCAGATGGGCAAGGCAACTCCGGCGCGATCCATTGTCGCACCACCTCCTGTTCAAGCCCAACCTCAACCGCAAATTCCAGAAACCTCCATGCAGGAGGAGAGAACCGCTTCCGAGGATACGGAAGGAGAAGAACAAGAGAaagcggaggaggagaaggtggaagaagagaAGATGGACGAAGAGGAGGCtgatgagcaagaagaagtTGAGGCCGTGCAAGAGGAGGAGGTGGAGGTTCCGATACCGCAAAGCAAGAGACCAGGAGTGAAAATGAAGCTTGATGTTGCGAAGCCCCCATTACCAGTTAAGGCCAGACCAGCACCGGCAGGAA GAAAAGATACTgatgaaaattag